The Bacteroidota bacterium genome includes a region encoding these proteins:
- a CDS encoding alpha-2-macroglobulin family protein, translated as EAWLPKFSGAVRIMAVAYKDNQFGSAEKEMKVADPIVISSALPRILSPGDKLVFPITLTNTTAKSTKAKVTISVNGPIKIDGDITQSIQLNANSEGQLAFQLIADKAIGNAEIKVKVSALNEQFSDETNVPVRPAAGLEKKFGAGNITAGKTVSLTVTSDFLKKSSSSKLILSKSPLAEFSKDLEYLIRYPYGCLEQTVSAAFPQLYIRDLATALNQNKARQNMDIDYNVQQAIHKVQSLQMYDGSFTYWPSGSYANVWASVYATHFLVEAKKAGYEVTDSKLNNAMRYLKRIVKNKAYDTWHYYDQSNSLQFKTIAGRENFYALFVLAASGKENRSIMNYYKANLHLLSTDSKFLLAGSFALIGDMKSYHTIVPKAWDNYRSRRSFGGSFYSYVRDKGIALYALMESDPSNMMVPVLTKNLSEEFKSKRWLSTQERVFALLALGKVAQKGSHSNVTASISFGKNSYQFTGKDLVIPDNFNNQKVTISTQGSGNLYYFYEVEGISESGKVEERDNNLIVRRNFYDRFGNALNGKYFSQNDLVVIELSIRSSIGKEVENVAVTDILPACFEIENPRLTEGREMDWIKYRLYPDYVDIRDDRLSFFTTARSTTQKYYYSVRVVSKGTFKLGAVGADAMYDGEYNSYYGAGEVVVK; from the coding sequence GAAGCCTGGCTTCCTAAGTTCTCTGGTGCTGTTCGAATAATGGCAGTGGCTTATAAGGACAATCAGTTTGGATCGGCTGAAAAAGAAATGAAAGTTGCCGATCCAATTGTAATAAGTTCAGCTTTACCGCGCATATTGAGTCCGGGTGATAAGCTTGTCTTCCCCATTACATTAACGAATACAACAGCAAAATCAACAAAAGCGAAAGTAACGATTAGTGTTAATGGACCTATAAAAATTGATGGAGATATAACTCAAAGCATACAATTGAATGCCAATAGCGAGGGGCAGCTAGCTTTCCAATTAATAGCTGATAAGGCAATTGGAAATGCAGAAATAAAAGTAAAAGTAAGCGCCCTGAATGAGCAGTTTTCTGATGAAACAAATGTTCCTGTTCGTCCTGCTGCCGGTTTGGAGAAGAAATTTGGTGCTGGGAATATTACTGCTGGTAAAACAGTTTCATTAACTGTGACATCAGATTTTCTGAAAAAGAGTTCTTCTTCGAAATTAATTCTAAGTAAGTCTCCTCTTGCTGAGTTTTCCAAAGATCTGGAATACCTGATTCGATATCCTTATGGCTGTTTGGAGCAAACAGTTTCTGCTGCATTTCCTCAATTGTATATTCGAGATTTAGCCACAGCACTGAATCAAAATAAAGCCAGGCAAAACATGGATATTGACTATAATGTGCAGCAGGCTATTCATAAAGTTCAATCGCTGCAGATGTATGATGGTTCATTTACCTATTGGCCAAGTGGTAGCTATGCAAATGTTTGGGCCAGCGTTTATGCAACTCATTTTTTGGTGGAAGCCAAGAAAGCTGGATATGAAGTTACTGACTCGAAGTTGAATAATGCCATGAGGTATTTGAAACGAATTGTCAAAAATAAAGCCTACGATACCTGGCATTATTACGATCAATCAAATTCCCTACAATTTAAAACGATTGCAGGCAGGGAGAATTTTTATGCACTCTTTGTACTGGCTGCTAGTGGAAAAGAAAATCGGTCGATCATGAATTATTACAAAGCCAATTTGCACTTACTTTCAACTGATTCAAAGTTCTTATTAGCGGGTTCCTTTGCATTAATTGGTGATATGAAAAGCTATCATACTATAGTCCCCAAAGCATGGGATAATTATCGATCAAGACGTTCTTTTGGAGGGTCATTTTATTCCTATGTAAGAGATAAAGGAATTGCCTTATATGCATTAATGGAAAGTGATCCTTCTAATATGATGGTACCCGTTTTAACGAAGAATTTATCTGAAGAGTTTAAGTCAAAACGATGGTTGTCAACACAGGAAAGAGTTTTTGCGCTATTGGCTTTGGGTAAAGTTGCCCAAAAAGGTAGCCATTCAAATGTTACTGCAAGCATCAGCTTTGGGAAGAATAGTTATCAATTTACAGGAAAGGATTTAGTCATACCAGATAATTTCAATAACCAAAAGGTAACCATCAGCACCCAAGGAAGTGGTAATTTGTACTATTTCTATGAGGTAGAAGGAATAAGTGAAAGTGGAAAAGTCGAAGAAAGAGATAATAATCTCATTGTACGAAGAAATTTCTATGATCGGTTTGGCAATGCTTTAAATGGCAAATATTTTAGTCAAAATGATTTGGTTGTCATTGAGCTTTCAATTCGTTCATCTATTGGAAAAGAGGTGGAAAATGTTGCTGTAACAGATATCCTTCCTGCATGTTTCGAAATTGAAAATCCACGATTGACGGAAGGACGAGAAATGGATTGGATCAAATATCGGCTATATCCCGATTATGTTGATATTCGTGACGATAGACTTTCATTTTTTACTACTGCACGATCAACTACGCAAAAGTATTATTATTCAGTACGAGTAGTTTCTAAAGGAACGTTCAAGTTAGGTGCTGTTGGAGCTGATGCCATGTATGATGGAGAGTATAATTCTTATTATGGTGCCGGGGAGGTTGTGGTGAAGTAG